Proteins from one Amycolatopsis benzoatilytica AK 16/65 genomic window:
- a CDS encoding NAD(P)H-dependent glycerol-3-phosphate dehydrogenase: MAGFAADVQRVTVLGAGSWGTAFAKVLGDAGRDVTMWARRESVAEEIRERHTNESYLPGTRLPERITATADAAEALAGAHAVVLGVPSQSLRANLTGWRPLLPPEAILVSLAKGVELGTLKRMSEVIAELAEVDPGEIVVVSGPNLAREIAAGQPAAAVLACADHERAKAVQRATSNQYFRPYTNTDVIGCELGGACKNVIALSCGMAAGMGLGANTMATLITRGLAEMARLGAKLGADPLTFAGLAGLGDLVATCSSPLSRNRTFGERLGRGETLAEAQAATGGQVAEGVASCSSIRELARRHGVDMPITDAMYRVCHEGVDPRQAGAELLGRSQKHEWS; this comes from the coding sequence ATGGCCGGCTTCGCCGCCGACGTGCAGCGGGTGACCGTGCTGGGCGCGGGTTCGTGGGGCACCGCGTTCGCGAAGGTGCTCGGCGACGCGGGCCGCGACGTCACGATGTGGGCGCGCCGGGAAAGCGTCGCCGAGGAGATCCGGGAGCGGCACACCAACGAGTCGTACCTGCCGGGAACCCGGCTGCCGGAGCGGATCACCGCGACCGCGGACGCGGCCGAGGCGCTGGCCGGAGCCCACGCCGTGGTGCTCGGCGTGCCGAGCCAGAGCCTGCGCGCGAACCTCACCGGATGGCGGCCGCTGCTGCCGCCGGAGGCGATCCTGGTCAGCCTCGCCAAGGGCGTGGAACTGGGCACGCTCAAGCGGATGAGCGAGGTGATCGCCGAGCTCGCCGAAGTGGACCCCGGCGAGATCGTCGTGGTGTCCGGGCCGAACCTGGCCCGCGAGATCGCCGCTGGGCAGCCGGCCGCGGCGGTGCTCGCGTGCGCCGACCACGAGCGCGCGAAGGCGGTGCAGCGGGCCACGTCGAACCAGTATTTCCGGCCCTACACCAACACCGACGTGATCGGCTGCGAGCTGGGCGGCGCGTGCAAGAACGTGATCGCGCTCAGCTGCGGCATGGCCGCCGGGATGGGCTTGGGCGCGAACACGATGGCGACGCTGATCACCCGCGGCCTCGCCGAAATGGCGCGGCTGGGCGCGAAACTCGGCGCCGACCCGCTGACCTTCGCCGGTCTCGCCGGGCTCGGCGACCTGGTGGCGACCTGCTCGTCGCCGTTGTCGCGCAACCGGACCTTCGGCGAACGGCTCGGCCGCGGCGAGACGCTGGCCGAGGCGCAGGCGGCGACCGGCGGGCAGGTCGCCGAGGGGGTCGCGTCCTGCTCGTCGATCCGCGAACTGGCGCGGCGGCACGGGGTCGACATGCCGATCACCGACGCGATGTACCGGGTGTGCCACGAGGGCGTCGACCCGCGGCAGGCGGGCGCGGAGCTGCTCGGGCGGTCGCAGAAACACGAGTGGAGCTGA
- a CDS encoding cysteine dioxygenase, translating into MFAVPDNTLLRPEDPALRHPVRVALDVAADRERWGALLRYDPEARFSALVERTEGQEVWLLSWLPGQHTDLHDHAFSSGAFTIVSGQLTETVARRAPGGRAVTEVHGLSAGQSRVFGPGYVHEVRNDGPDPAISVHVYREGGRQMRSYLANSVDGPALLR; encoded by the coding sequence ATGTTCGCCGTTCCGGACAACACCCTGCTGCGTCCCGAAGACCCCGCCCTGCGCCACCCGGTCCGCGTCGCCCTCGACGTGGCGGCGGACCGGGAACGCTGGGGCGCGCTGCTGCGCTACGACCCGGAGGCACGGTTCTCCGCGCTGGTCGAGCGCACCGAAGGCCAGGAGGTCTGGCTGCTCAGCTGGCTTCCCGGCCAGCACACCGACCTGCACGACCACGCCTTCTCCAGCGGCGCGTTCACCATCGTCTCCGGGCAGCTGACTGAAACCGTCGCGCGGCGGGCACCCGGCGGCCGGGCGGTGACCGAGGTGCACGGGCTCAGCGCCGGGCAGTCGCGGGTGTTCGGGCCGGGATACGTGCACGAGGTGCGCAACGACGGGCCGGACCCGGCGATCAGCGTGCACGTGTACCGCGAAGGCGGCCGGCAGATGCGTTCGTACCTGGCGAATTCGGTGGACGGCCCGGCGCTGCTGCGCTGA